Below is a window of Phormidium ambiguum IAM M-71 DNA.
AAGGTGAACTTCGTGTAGGAAAAGCCCTTAAAGGTAGAAGGGATAAATGGATCTTGAGTGCTAAGTTTGGGATCAGAAAAGGATCGCAGGGTCAACGTATTGTTGACGTAAGCCCTAAAACGATTCAAACAAGTATTGAGGGTACTTTAAAGCGGTTGCAAACCGATTATGTAGATGTCTATCTTTACCATGCTTCACCTGATAAAAATTCGATCGGTGAAGGTAGGGAAGTTCTGGAATCTTTGAAGCGTCAGGGTAAGCTACGGTTTTACGGTATTTCAACCAATGATGCAGATACTTTAAAACAAATGGCTGAAAGTGATTCTGCTTCTGTAGCCATGATTTCACAATCTCTGGTGACTCAAGCACCGGAACTACTTAGCATTGTGAAGCAGCATAATCTGGGATGTTTCATTCGTGGCGCACTTCAGAATGGTTTGTTATCTGGTAAGTATTTCCATGCTAGACCTGCCTTGACTGAAGAAGATATTCGTCACACTTGGATGAATAAGCTAAAAACTGAACAATACGCTGCTTTTGAGAAATATATCCCAGAAGGTTCATCAATGGTGGCGATCGCTTTACGCTATTTACTGGATTTTGATACAACTCACTCCATCCTTTTAGGAGGAAAGAGTGTAGCAGATTATCAGAATGCGGTGCGAGCTTTTGATTTGCCTCCCTTTGATTCTGAAACAAAAGCTTCTTTAGAAGCATTAGGAAAACAACTTCAAGCTTTTTACTGGCGTTCCCAACTCAAGGACAAAGTTATTAACAAATTAAAGAAATTTTTGGTTCGATAGTTCAAGAGTTGTCGGAATTCACCAGAATTACCTTAGTTTTTGCTTCGTTTTTAAACACTTTGAATCCTTTAGCAATTTAAATTAATATGGTACAGTCTGTTTCGCAATCTCAAGCCATGAGATCGCACGCTCCCGTGCGTTCCAAAGATCGGTTCTTAGTTTTTGGTGCTCCTGCTATTGAGGACGCAGAAATTGCCGAAGTTGTTTCCACCATGAATAGTGGCTGGTTAGGTACGGGGCCAAAAGTTGCTCGCTTTGAGCAAGAGTTTGCTGCTTATAAAAATGCTAAAAGTGCGATCGCAGTTAATTCTTGCACCGCTGCCCTTCATCTGAGTTATTTAGCAGCAGGTATCAAACCTGGAGATGAAGTAATTACAACACCCCTGACCTTTTGCGCGACAGTAAATGCCATAATTCACGCCAAAGGCACGCCAGTCTTGGTGGATGTTGACCCAGTAACTAAAAATATCGACCCCAAGGAGATTGTTAAGCGAATTACTCCTCAGACAAAAGCGATCGCAGTAGTTCACATGGCTGGGCATCCTTGTGATATGGATGCAATTATGCAAATTGCCCAAGAACATAATTTGCAAGTAATTGAAGATTGTGCTCATGCGATCGAAACAGAATATAAAGGTCAAAAAGCTGGCACTATCGGTGATTTTGGCTGTTTTAGTTTCTATGTCACCAAAAACATCGTGACTGGCGAAGGAGGAATGATTATCACCCGCGCCGAAGAAAGTTTGTCTCGACTCAAAGTTCTGGCGCTACATGGCATGAGCAAAGATGCTTGGAAGCGATTTGGAGATGAAGGCTACAAGCATTATCAAGTAGTTGAATGTGGCTTCAAATACAACATGATGGATTTACAAGCAGCCATTGGAATTCATCAGCTAAACCGGATTGAAACTTACTGGTACAGAAGAGAAGAAATCTGGAATCAATACAATAGCGCATTTGCAGATTTGCCTATTACATTACCAGCTTCTCCAGAACCAAATACTCGTCATGGTTATCACCTTTACACAATTTTGATTGATGAGGAACGCGCAGGAATTAGTCGAGATAAATTCCTTGATGCTATGACTGCCCATAATATTGGTGTTGGAGTGCATTATTTAAGCATTCCAGAACACCCCTATTATCAAGAGACTTTCGGCTGGCAACCAGAAGATTACCCCAATGCAATGGCTATTGGTCGTCAAACAGTCAGTTTACCTTTGTCTGCTCGTTTAACAGATGACGACGTTCAAGATGTCATCTTGGCTGTAAGACAAATTTTGACAGGTTCCAGGTAAAAACCTTGTAGAGACGTTGCAAGCAACGTCTCTACAACACAATTCAATTAGTTGGGATTATGCAAAAGTTGTAACAAATCCAAGTTTACATAATTAGTTTTTACTTCAGGAATATTTCCTCCTAAAAATTTGCAGGGTAAATCCAATTCACCTAAATGATTTACTACTA
It encodes the following:
- a CDS encoding aldo/keto reductase, encoding MEYRVLGRTNLKVSAIGIGVWQLSGPVTLDGKHDGFPDIGLDRAIDIIHACQDLGINLIDSAEIYGAGEGELRVGKALKGRRDKWILSAKFGIRKGSQGQRIVDVSPKTIQTSIEGTLKRLQTDYVDVYLYHASPDKNSIGEGREVLESLKRQGKLRFYGISTNDADTLKQMAESDSASVAMISQSLVTQAPELLSIVKQHNLGCFIRGALQNGLLSGKYFHARPALTEEDIRHTWMNKLKTEQYAAFEKYIPEGSSMVAIALRYLLDFDTTHSILLGGKSVADYQNAVRAFDLPPFDSETKASLEALGKQLQAFYWRSQLKDKVINKLKKFLVR
- a CDS encoding DegT/DnrJ/EryC1/StrS family aminotransferase is translated as MVQSVSQSQAMRSHAPVRSKDRFLVFGAPAIEDAEIAEVVSTMNSGWLGTGPKVARFEQEFAAYKNAKSAIAVNSCTAALHLSYLAAGIKPGDEVITTPLTFCATVNAIIHAKGTPVLVDVDPVTKNIDPKEIVKRITPQTKAIAVVHMAGHPCDMDAIMQIAQEHNLQVIEDCAHAIETEYKGQKAGTIGDFGCFSFYVTKNIVTGEGGMIITRAEESLSRLKVLALHGMSKDAWKRFGDEGYKHYQVVECGFKYNMMDLQAAIGIHQLNRIETYWYRREEIWNQYNSAFADLPITLPASPEPNTRHGYHLYTILIDEERAGISRDKFLDAMTAHNIGVGVHYLSIPEHPYYQETFGWQPEDYPNAMAIGRQTVSLPLSARLTDDDVQDVILAVRQILTGSR